The genomic DNA acgtaaacaaaagaaatagtcgcaagaagccctgctcgttaagatattaacattattttgtaaatcaacataatttcagaaaaTGACATTAGTACAGTTATTTAATAACGAAACAGTCACaatgaccgcttgaaaatgccaaaatcagtgctacataccgatttcttgattaacactggagttagcatttacaaacttttgaaaatcctgccctgagcaatttaaatacaatttaatgagataagaaatgtaatattttacatttcatGTATATGTGCCTAATTACTATTTCAACTTCTGTGTTTTTGATGCCTGAATGAATAATCTACCAGTCTGTTTATTTACCTGCAGGAGATAGTTAGTATACGCTATGTGATGGTGTGTAGGGGAAGAAAGATATAGTTTGTAGCCATCTTTGTCAGTGAAATTCACACACAAACCTAGAATTTTTACTTACTTCAGTTTCTGTAATTTACAATTTGGATCCCTCAGCCCAGTAGATATCAGTTTTACTCCTGGATCCTCTAGCTTATTTGCTCCCAGGTCAAGGTCTCTCAGGTTTGACTGGCTGGTGCAGAGAGCAGAGGCAAGAGCCTCACAACATCTACCTGTGAGACTGCAGAACTGTAGGCTGCAGAAATTAGAGCACAAGATCATAAAGCATTTCACCATGAAATGCGTGCTCAAATGTACTCTTATGAAGCACTGAGTTaaggttagggatagggatagggtattatgtgtaagtacacatgtatttactaaagcaactactatgtaaatacacagtcattagacaCTTAATGTAACATGTTACTATCCATCTCCACTCTTTGatgctaagcaatgttggtccTTGTCAGAACTTTAATGGATGAACTTCAATGAAAATAGGATGCTACAGGAAATGCTGTTGGTGGCCCACTGGACCATCTggttcaataaataaaacagcttttttttttgctgtagaaGATCCTTAAAATCTTGGCACTCTTTTGAAGAGCTATATGAAAAATTTAAATATACGTATTCAGTTTTCCTGTAAATTGAGTTTGGGCTAATAAGATTCCAGTTGACAAACAGCATACATATCTAAACTGTATGATTGCTTATTTGAGGTCATCATTAAGAAAAGTATAGTTATTCCAATctataacacatttaaaagacAGAAATTGAGTAATCAGAGATTTCTTCTTGCATGTGTAGAGAATTCTGGAAAACCCCTTACTTACCCAAGTGCCTGTAATTTACAGTTTGGATCACTCAGTCCCACAGACAGCAGTGTCACTCCAGAATCCCCCAGTTGGTTCATTCTCAGGTTCAATTCTTTCAGGACTGACTGATTTGTACAGAGAACAGAGGCAAGATCCTCACAACATCCACTTGTGAGACCACAGGACTCTAGCCTACAGAAACAGTGCAACAGAAAATGACATGTATTATTACTAAGAATCAGAATATAAAATTCACTTGGCTCTTTTGGAAAGGGGACTTGGGTGATTTCCTCGTCACTTAAGAGCCTCTGTTTTCTGAGGCCATCAGACTAAACTGCCTACGATCCCATGGAGGGCATGTGGTTGAGGTCATTTCTTACTACATTTATGttgcttattgtttttctaagAGCTCTTCCACTAAGTTCTCCCTGTCTTCTGCAGAGAAAACTTTTAATCTGTAGGCCATTATTGTTTGTTTGACAGTGTTTAGATGTGTTCATGCACTGGTGGTAAGTAAGTTATTTGCTTACTTACCCCAGTCTCTTTAATTTACATTTTGGATCCTTTAATCCAGCACACAGCAGTTTCACTCCCAAATCTCCCAGCTGAACATTCTTTCCCAGTTCCAGCACTCTCAGGTTTGACTGGTTTGTACAGAGAAGAGAAGCAAGATCCTCACAGCATCGTGATGTGAGGCCACAGTTCTCTAGGCTGCAGAGATATGGACACCTTCCATTTTATTCAGAATTAATATGTAAGCGTCAAATTGTATAGATGCACAATTTAAACTGGGGTTGACAACAGGGAGCTATTTTGTCATATTTTTTGCCCTGCAGTATTCTTATCGATCCCAGCAATTACCCTGAACCTTTAAATGCAGACTGCAAAAACAGGCATCACACACCAGCAAAAGGATAAAACTGGATTCACATATTATTAGGCACCACATATCAATGGTTGTTTATATGTTGTTAAAACATTATTGCATTTGTTATTAAATGTTTTCACAATTATTAACAAGAAATACAGGTAACAGTTTActtcaataacattttaattatacattattagtGTCATTAAAGCTTCTTATAAAGTAAATACAAAAGACATGTTAATGTTCTTATAAaaccatattttattattaataactgtaTAATAGTGTTTATACCAATATCATTATTGATGCATTGTTGACTGCTTATATTCTGCAGAAGTTTTGCCATAAACAATCAGATCCAACTCAGTTTTGCTGAGTTTCAAAGTTAAAGACACTTACCCAAGTTTCTGTAATTTACAATTCACGTGTGTCAGTCCTGCAGACAGCagtttcactcccgagtcctctATCTGATTCATTCTCAGCTCCAAATCTCTCAAATGTGAGTGGTTTGTACTGAGAACAGAGGCAAGTTCCTTACAACATCCACTTTTGAGACCACATTGCTTCAACCTGCAGTGTGGAGACAAGTTGAAATTCAGTTCTCTACATACACAGTATGATGTTATATAACTTATTCAAAAACAGTCTAGCAATACAGATACAGTACATCCCTGTCAGTAATGTAATAGTTACACAAACAGACAGTGTTTACTTGCCCCAGCTTCTGTAATTTACAGTTTGGGTCGATCAGTCCAGTGCAAAGCTGGATCACTCCTGAATCCTCCAGGATATTCCACCCCAGCTCCAGCTCTTTTATCTTTGACTGGTGTGAACTGAGAGTGAAGGCGAGACTGTCACCACCTTCAGCTGTGATGCCGCATTGCTCCAGCCTGCAGATGTAGGGAGACATTTCTTCTGACATACATAACtccaaaacaatcaaacagaaaATATGAGAAAAACTATagaaatttgttgaaaatgtcttTCTCAAATGTATCAACATCATTTTACTATGAGTCGAGGCAGTCTAAATCTGCGGGAAAAAATTTTAAGTCGATATCTGCTgtgtttaatatttgtaataataatggcttataaaaatgtTAGTCAAGTAAGCATAATCATATCAAACAGTGGGTTAAGTAATTACAATTTAATATATCAagcatttttgtcagtaaaatctttagaaacagtaaaaaaaaaaaaaaaaatcgcatcaCATCACACGAGACGTCttattgggccacattttcaaagccttaaaTCCAGTCTTTAATCAACTCCTACTTTTGAAGGAGACAACAcatctgttaatttaaaaaaaaaaatacaaccgaacaactaagttatatatttcaggtcactttagcagtctgttCATGATAAATATGAtgacgatgtagctgcagaatatggcaAATCCGCAGGAGCCTGCGAATTCCACGATTTCTGAGGAATTCCATTATCCGCAGATCTGGACTGGACCTCTGATTATGAGTAACCCACTTCAGCTTTTGTTTAGTAAGTGAAAACATTCCAAAAGGAGGTGACtattgaaattaaatatttaaaacgttGCCCACAGTTTGCGCTCACAACTGTAAAAATAAGGATTTGTGTATTCCGTGGGTTCCTATTGATCGCTTTAATAATAcactgatatacagtataataatataGTATATCAACTACCctgtaatgaaataaataatgacTTACACCAGTCTTTTATAAAATTTAGCAACAGGCAGCATTCGCAGTACACCTTCTTCTGACATGTGGTATCTGTGCAAGTTCAATTCATCTGTTTCATCTTCACACATTTGCAAAATATAGGCAAGCCCTGAATACAGTGAAGGAGTCTGCCTTTGTTTTAAAAGATCTCTTGAGTTTATGGCCATTTTGATCTCTTCCACAAGAGAGCTGTCATTCAATTCGTTCAAACAGTGGAAAAGATTGATGCACCTTTCTGGTGAGACATCCTTCCTGATCAAGTCCTTAATGTAGCTACAAATCTGCTTGATATCCTCTGAATTGTCTTCTGGGTTAAAAAGTCCATTTAACAGTTTTTGGTTGTTGTCTGTGCCAATGCCCAATAAAAACCTGAGAAAAAGATCGAGGTGACCATTTTTACTGAGGATTGACTTATCCAATGCAGACTTGTACACATCAAATAAACTAGGTGTGCTTTTAGCACAAGGAAATGTATTACTTATGTTTTTCTTCTTCAGTgcatttcgttttttgttttgatAGGTAGCGAAAACATGTAAAGCTGCAAAATATTCCTGGATTGTCAGATGTACAAAGGTATATACCTTGTCCTGAGTTGCTGTTGAATTTTCTATAAAAATGTCTTTGCATACTCCAGAGTAAACAGATGGCTTGCTTATATCAATATGATATTTTCTTAACTCATTCTCATAAAAAATGATATCACCTCTTTCCAGGTTTTCAAAAGCCAGCTGTGCCAAGCTAAGAATGGATTTTTGGTTTGATTCCAGTAGACTGTAGCTTGTCCATCTCGCTTGATCCTCATATTTTTGATTCTGAAAAGTTAGTAAAACTATTAGAAAATTTGTGTAAATTTCAGCCAGAGTTCTAGGAATATAACCACTGTGATCAGTGTTCAATGTTTGCTCTAAAACAGTAGCTAATATCCAGCAGAAAGCAGGGACGTAGCACATTATATAAAGACTCCTCTGTGTCCTTATATATGAGACCATTTTGTCTGCCAGTGTTTCATTTTTGCATTTCTTCCTAAAGTACTCTTCCTTTTCTGGATTTTCAAATCCTTGTATCTCAGTCACCCTGCTTATGTAAACAGCAGGAATCTGACATGTTGCTGCCGGCCTGGAAGTTATCCAGAGGGAAGCGCTAGGAAGCAAGTTTCCCCGAATCAGATTTGTTAATAAAACACCTAAAGAAGTTGACTTTTCTTCATCTAGCCACGGTGGACATTTGTAAAAATCTATTAGTAGTTTACTTTCATCCAGCCCATCAAAGATGAACAATGATTTTACAGAGTCAGCTGTCAAAATGCGTTCATCCTTCTTCATGTGTGGGTAGTATTGCTGAACAACTTCCAGTagactgatttctttttttatcaagtTGAGTTCACGGAATGGGAAAACAAATATAAGATCAAATTCTTGGTTTTCCAGTCCAGCTGCCCAATCAAGTATGAATTTCTGCACAGTGATGGTTTTTCCGATCCCAGCAATTCCCTTTGTTAGCACAGTCTTTACTTGTTTCTGGTCCAGTAAGGGTTTGAATATGTCTTTCCGTTTCATGGAATGGACCTGCGTTCTTTTTCTCATTTTGGCCTTTATATCCCTCACCTCATGTTCCGAATTAATCTCTCCGCATTCACCCTCAGTTATCCAAACATTTGTATACAGGTCATTCAGCAGAGGCTGTTGTCCTGGTTTAGCAATGCTTTCGTGTACACATTCAAACTTTCCTCGGAGCATAGATTTGTGGATTGTTTTGGTATCTTGCAGAAGTTTGTctgaaactaaacaaacaaaaaactcttAGTGGATATTTCAAAAGGCTATATTTCTCAGAACTCTTAATTTTATGTGTAGAGTTAGATTAATGGTTTCAGGATAGATTATGCCTTAACACCTGTACCTCAGAAAATGAAATACTGAAAATGAATCTGCACCACCCAACATCATAGGTTTGTTGGAAAAAAGGCTTAGCGTTTTAGATTTAAATTATTCAGGTAGACAGGCAGGGAAGATGAAGATTGAAGGAGGACTCTGTGGTTATTAGTCAAGACAGCATCTCTATGCCATAAAAAAGGTTCTAGTATGCATACAAATATGAATTATATTACCTGTCATTGAATTCTGGGTTTcacctgaaaaaaaagaacatcattttaaatagatACCCCGAGCAGTAGATAATCAGTTGTTACAGTTTATACATGATGGAATAATTttacctgatatatatatatatatatatatatatatatatatatatatatatatatatatatatatatatatatatatatacagtgctccccattTATAACGCTgcagccatagttaagagaccatgctgcttgtgttctgccttataacaagaatactagtggtagtgtaatggcattatggggcgaATGGGAGCCATTACCATACCGCCTTATAttctgttctgcagtataaagggacgcgttataaagggggagcactgcatatagcatagatatatatatatatatatatatatatatatatatatatatatatatatatatatatatatatatagatgcaagGGGTGAGGAAACGCTTTTGTGTGACTACATTTTTGTGTAATTAAACCATCccagtaaatataaaatgtagaaTGCTGCCCTGGGCAattcttaaaaacaaatgtatttgtttacctCCACTCTTGCCAAGGTTGGTTGTTAGGTTGATTGTAATATTACTGATATTCTGTCCTTGTATGGTAGGGGAAATTATGTTGCTCCCATTCTCAGCTTTCATCAAAGTGCGTAGGTGAGGAGTTAGGTGGCTTTCATTGtctaacaaaacagaaacaactaTAACAAATCTTTGACTATTATTTTAACATAGTTGAACTATAAGTTGTGTACTATAAATCAATAACCTCTATTCATgaacctatctatctatctatctatctatctatctatctatctatctatctatctatctatctatatatacaataATGGTAGCTACTTTAGCCCGGCCCATAAATCACTCAACAACACAGTCAATGAATACAACTTACTGAAACCATTAGTTAGCCTTTGGAAATTACTCAGGAAATCTGAGTATCTGCACACTCCTAGCTGAACAAGTTTTATTTCAGTTATGAGTAGATGTTATATAGATTCACACAATTTAGATTGGGTTTTAGTACATTTTTTGGAAAATGTGAAATGTATCTAAATTATCCTTTTATAAATCATAACCTTTTAACCCCCAGTCCCTGCAGTGGAACCCCAATTTTAGGTGATACGTCTACtctctttttctcttttgttttcttctgtttataacatagagaataatgcaagtggtagtgtgtgatatgaaaATGTAAGGCCTACTCGAGGGGTGGGATGACCTCCAAGCATAACCCCATGCAGTATGTTTTATAATCTTTGGCGAGCAATTAGTTCCTGCCAGAGTTCTAAAGTcagttgttggggggggggggggggcttagtcTATGTAACTGAGTTATTAGCTCGCACTGGGGTCACACTCTGTTGCTGGTGTTTATGAGCATGTgtttcaactggatgagcccattgaaaaaattgctcacaaattattataatataatataatactgtattgtGAAAAATCATGCAATATTTGTACCGTACAGTTATACCATACAGTTATTAGATGTAGATGCATGTCCTCCCTTCTGTCCACATTATTTCATACATTATGTATCTTTAACTAAAGTCTTCCATTCAATAATATAACTGTAATATTTATTTCACTCACCATCCCCCATAGTTGAATTGTCTTTCATATGCACATTAGTCTTCTTTTGGTCCTTGCTTGAATGTAATGGTACAGCCTGTAACAAAAGTGGCATTTGTCTCCCAATTATTGCCCTCCCAAttatcttaattattatttttagtgaaGTCACAATTGTGGTTAACTTGACCGCCATTTTTAATGTCAGTGAAAAAGTCATGAAGAAAACTTCCCAAAGCTGCCAACTTTGAGACCATGTTATGGTCTGAGGTGTCTTTTGCTGAAA from Acipenser ruthenus chromosome 2, fAciRut3.2 maternal haplotype, whole genome shotgun sequence includes the following:
- the LOC117408875 gene encoding NACHT, LRR and PYD domains-containing protein 3-like isoform X2, with the translated sequence MKDNSTMGDDNESHLTPHLRTLMKAENGSNIISPTIQGQNISNITINLTTNLGKSGGETQNSMTVSDKLLQDTKTIHKSMLRGKFECVHESIAKPGQQPLLNDLYTNVWITEGECGEINSEHEVRDIKAKMRKRTQVHSMKRKDIFKPLLDQKQVKTVLTKGIAGIGKTITVQKFILDWAAGLENQEFDLIFVFPFRELNLIKKEISLLEVVQQYYPHMKKDERILTADSVKSLFIFDGLDESKLLIDFYKCPPWLDEEKSTSLGVLLTNLIRGNLLPSASLWITSRPAATCQIPAVYISRVTEIQGFENPEKEEYFRKKCKNETLADKMVSYIRTQRSLYIMCYVPAFCWILATVLEQTLNTDHSGYIPRTLAEIYTNFLIVLLTFQNQKYEDQARWTSYSLLESNQKSILSLAQLAFENLERGDIIFYENELRKYHIDISKPSVYSGVCKDIFIENSTATQDKVYTFVHLTIQEYFAALHVFATYQNKKRNALKKKNISNTFPCAKSTPSLFDVYKSALDKSILSKNGHLDLFLRFLLGIGTDNNQKLLNGLFNPEDNSEDIKQICSYIKDLIRKDVSPERCINLFHCLNELNDSSLVEEIKMAINSRDLLKQRQTPSLYSGLAYILQMCEDETDELNLHRYHMSEEGVLRMLPVAKFYKRLVLEQCGITAEGGDSLAFTLSSHQSKIKELELGWNILEDSGVIQLCTGLIDPNCKLQKLGLKQCGLKSGCCKELASVLSTNHSHLRDLELRMNQIEDSGVKLLSAGLTHVNCKLQKLGLENCGLTSRCCEDLASLLCTNQSNLRVLELGKNVQLGDLGVKLLCAGLKDPKCKLKRLGLESCGLTSGCCEDLASVLCTNQSVLKELNLRMNQLGDSGVTLLSVGLSDPNCKLQALGLQFCSLTGRCCEALASALCTSQSNLRDLDLGANKLEDPGVKLISTGLRDPNCKLQKLKLGQCSISSVCCEDLFFAACANHSDLRELDLRDNEMCDLAVEYLSVALKDPHCKLQNICLLGSHLLSWTVKQELKSLLGELRCSGRDIIVQVNEDENKQNFQG
- the LOC117408875 gene encoding NACHT, LRR and PYD domains-containing protein 3-like isoform X1, coding for MTFSLTLKMAVKLTTIVTSLKIIIKIIGRAIIGRQMPLLLQAVPLHSSKDQKKTNVHMKDNSTMGDDNESHLTPHLRTLMKAENGSNIISPTIQGQNISNITINLTTNLGKSGGETQNSMTVSDKLLQDTKTIHKSMLRGKFECVHESIAKPGQQPLLNDLYTNVWITEGECGEINSEHEVRDIKAKMRKRTQVHSMKRKDIFKPLLDQKQVKTVLTKGIAGIGKTITVQKFILDWAAGLENQEFDLIFVFPFRELNLIKKEISLLEVVQQYYPHMKKDERILTADSVKSLFIFDGLDESKLLIDFYKCPPWLDEEKSTSLGVLLTNLIRGNLLPSASLWITSRPAATCQIPAVYISRVTEIQGFENPEKEEYFRKKCKNETLADKMVSYIRTQRSLYIMCYVPAFCWILATVLEQTLNTDHSGYIPRTLAEIYTNFLIVLLTFQNQKYEDQARWTSYSLLESNQKSILSLAQLAFENLERGDIIFYENELRKYHIDISKPSVYSGVCKDIFIENSTATQDKVYTFVHLTIQEYFAALHVFATYQNKKRNALKKKNISNTFPCAKSTPSLFDVYKSALDKSILSKNGHLDLFLRFLLGIGTDNNQKLLNGLFNPEDNSEDIKQICSYIKDLIRKDVSPERCINLFHCLNELNDSSLVEEIKMAINSRDLLKQRQTPSLYSGLAYILQMCEDETDELNLHRYHMSEEGVLRMLPVAKFYKRLVLEQCGITAEGGDSLAFTLSSHQSKIKELELGWNILEDSGVIQLCTGLIDPNCKLQKLGLKQCGLKSGCCKELASVLSTNHSHLRDLELRMNQIEDSGVKLLSAGLTHVNCKLQKLGLENCGLTSRCCEDLASLLCTNQSNLRVLELGKNVQLGDLGVKLLCAGLKDPKCKLKRLGLESCGLTSGCCEDLASVLCTNQSVLKELNLRMNQLGDSGVTLLSVGLSDPNCKLQALGLQFCSLTGRCCEALASALCTSQSNLRDLDLGANKLEDPGVKLISTGLRDPNCKLQKLKLGQCSISSVCCEDLFFAACANHSDLRELDLRDNEMCDLAVEYLSVALKDPHCKLQNICLLGSHLLSWTVKQELKSLLGELRCSGRDIIVQVNEDENKQNFQG
- the LOC117408875 gene encoding NACHT, LRR and PYD domains-containing protein 3-like isoform X3; translated protein: MTFSLTLKMAVKLTTIVTSLKIIIKIIGRAIIGRQMPLLLQAVPLHSSKDQKKTNVHMKDNSTMGDDNESHLTPHLRTLMKAENGSNIISPTIQGQNISNITINLTTNLGKSGGETQNSMTVSDKLLQDTKTIHKSMLRGKFECVHESIAKPGQQPLLNDLYTNVWITEGECGEINSEHEVRDIKAKMRKRTQVHSMKRKDIFKPLLDQKQVKTVLTKGIAGIGKTITVQKFILDWAAGLENQEFDLIFVFPFRELNLIKKEISLLEVVQQYYPHMKKDERILTADSVKSLFIFDGLDESKLLIDFYKCPPWLDEEKSTSLGVLLTNLIRGNLLPSASLWITSRPAATCQIPAVYISRVTEIQGFENPEKEEYFRKKCKNETLADKMVSYIRTQRSLYIMCYVPAFCWILATVLEQTLNTDHSGYIPRTLAEIYTNFLIVLLTFQNQKYEDQARWTSYSLLESNQKSILSLAQLAFENLERGDIIFYENELRKYHIDISKPSVYSGVCKDIFIENSTATQDKVYTFVHLTIQEYFAALHVFATYQNKKRNALKKKNISNTFPCAKSTPSLFDVYKSALDKSILSKNGHLDLFLRFLLGIGTDNNQKLLNGLFNPEDNSEDIKQICSYIKDLIRKDVSPERCINLFHCLNELNDSSLVEEIKMAINSRDLLKQRQTPSLYSGLAYILQMCEDETDELNLHRYHMSEEGVLRMLPVAKFYKRLVLEQCGITAEGGDSLAFTLSSHQSKIKELELGWNILEDSGVIQLCTGLIDPNCKLQKLGLKQCGLKSGCCKELASVLSTNHSHLRDLELRMNQIEDSGVKLLSAGLTHVNCKLQKLGLENCGLTSRCCEDLASLLCTNQSNLRVLELGKNVQLGDLGVKLLCAGLKDPKCKLKRLGLESCGLTSGCCEDLASVLCTNQSVLKELNLRMNQLGDSGVTLLSVGLSDPNCKLQALGLQFCSLTGRCCEALASALCTSQSNLRDLDLGANKLEDPGVKLISTGLRDPNCKLQKLKAMTPGTVMLSLS